In Oxobacter pfennigii, a single window of DNA contains:
- the rpsC gene encoding 30S ribosomal protein S3: MGQKVHPHGLRVGVIKDWDARWYANNNNFADLLIEDNKVREYIKKKLFIAGISKIEIERAANRIKVNISTAKPGIVIGRGGEGVDQTKKELEKMTGKNVLINIVEIKNPEVNAQLVSENIAAQLEKRISFRKAMKQAMNRAMKSGAKGIKTTCSGRLGGAEIARSESYHEGTIPLQTLRADIEYGFAEADTTYGKIGVKVWIYKGEVLPKAKKAKVAGETEAASK, translated from the coding sequence TTGGGTCAAAAGGTACATCCACACGGTTTAAGAGTTGGCGTTATAAAGGATTGGGATGCAAGATGGTATGCTAACAATAATAATTTCGCTGATTTGCTGATAGAAGATAATAAAGTAAGAGAGTACATTAAAAAGAAACTCTTTATAGCCGGAATTTCAAAGATAGAAATCGAAAGGGCAGCAAACAGGATAAAGGTTAATATCTCCACTGCTAAACCTGGAATAGTAATCGGAAGAGGCGGAGAAGGCGTTGACCAGACTAAAAAAGAATTAGAAAAAATGACCGGTAAAAACGTCCTGATAAATATCGTTGAAATAAAAAATCCGGAAGTAAATGCTCAGCTTGTTTCAGAAAACATAGCTGCTCAGCTTGAAAAGAGAATATCTTTCAGAAAAGCCATGAAGCAGGCTATGAACAGAGCTATGAAATCCGGAGCAAAAGGAATAAAAACAACTTGTTCAGGAAGACTTGGAGGAGCGGAAATAGCCAGATCCGAAAGTTATCATGAAGGAACTATTCCATTGCAGACTCTTCGTGCCGATATCGAGTATGGTTTCGCAGAAGCTGATACAACTTACGGCAAAATAGGAGTAAAGGTCTGGATATATAAAGGAGAGGTTCTTCCAAAGGCAAAAAAGGCGAAGGTAGCAGGAGAAACGGAAGCTGCCAGCAAGTAA
- the rpsQ gene encoding 30S ribosomal protein S17: MERALRKTRIGKVVSDKMEKTIVVAVETRVRHSVTRKIVNRTTKFKAHDENNEAGVGDKVKIMETRPLSKDKRWRLVQIIEKAQ, translated from the coding sequence GTGGAAAGAGCATTAAGGAAAACCAGAATAGGAAAAGTGGTTTCTGATAAAATGGAAAAGACCATTGTTGTTGCAGTAGAAACAAGGGTACGCCATTCGGTAACTCGTAAGATAGTAAACCGTACAACAAAGTTTAAGGCACATGATGAAAATAATGAAGCCGGCGTAGGCGATAAAGTTAAAATAATGGAAACAAGGCCGTTAAGTAAAGATAAAAGATGGAGACTAGTACAAATAATTGAGAAAGCTCAATAA
- the rpsE gene encoding 30S ribosomal protein S5: protein MRIDPSNLDLKEKVVFINRVTKVVKGGRNFRFAAIVVVGDGNGHVGVGTGKSVEIPEAIRKGIEDAKKHLIDVAIVENTIPHEIVGIFDKGKVLIMPAKEGTGVIAGGPVRAVLELAGLKDVRAKSLGSNNPKNMVNATIDGLSRLKTVEDVAKLRGKTVEEILG, encoded by the coding sequence ATGCGAATCGATCCAAGCAATTTGGACCTTAAAGAAAAGGTTGTTTTTATAAACCGTGTAACAAAGGTTGTTAAGGGCGGCCGTAACTTCAGATTTGCTGCCATAGTGGTTGTCGGAGACGGCAATGGCCACGTAGGAGTAGGTACCGGCAAATCCGTTGAAATTCCGGAAGCAATAAGAAAAGGCATCGAAGATGCAAAGAAGCATCTTATAGATGTTGCAATAGTAGAAAATACAATTCCCCATGAAATAGTTGGTATATTCGATAAAGGCAAAGTTCTTATCATGCCGGCTAAAGAAGGTACAGGAGTTATAGCAGGCGGACCTGTTCGTGCAGTTTTAGAACTTGCAGGTTTGAAAGATGTTAGAGCAAAATCCCTTGGGTCAAATAACCCCAAGAATATGGTTAATGCAACTATCGATGGGTTATCCAGACTTAAGACGGTAGAAGATGTAGCAAAGCTGAGAGGCAAAACCGTCGAAGAGATATTAGGTTAG
- the rplC gene encoding 50S ribosomal protein L3 has protein sequence MKKAIIGRKVGMTQIFDEAGRVIPVSVVLAGPCVVVQKKTVEKDGYSAIQVGFEEIRENLVNKPLKGHFSKANLAPKRFLRELRTEDAENYNVGDVFKADVFTVGERIDISGISKGKGYQGVIKRWNASRGPVTHGSKFHRAVGSMGASSDPSRTFKNKKMPGHMGNANVTVQNLEVVKVDTDKNVILIRGGIPGPRKGLVVIKDTVKVK, from the coding sequence ATGAAAAAAGCGATAATTGGCAGAAAAGTCGGTATGACTCAAATTTTCGATGAAGCAGGAAGGGTAATACCCGTATCCGTTGTGCTGGCAGGACCATGCGTTGTTGTTCAGAAGAAAACAGTAGAAAAAGACGGATACAGTGCTATCCAGGTAGGTTTTGAAGAAATAAGGGAAAACCTTGTTAACAAGCCTTTAAAAGGACATTTCTCAAAGGCCAACTTGGCTCCTAAGAGATTTTTAAGAGAGTTAAGAACCGAGGATGCAGAAAACTACAATGTAGGTGATGTATTTAAAGCCGATGTTTTCACAGTAGGTGAAAGAATAGATATCAGCGGTATTTCTAAAGGTAAAGGATACCAGGGTGTTATCAAAAGATGGAATGCAAGCAGGGGACCTGTAACTCACGGCTCAAAATTCCACAGAGCAGTTGGTTCCATGGGTGCTTCATCAGATCCATCCAGAACATTCAAAAACAAGAAGATGCCAGGACATATGGGAAATGCCAATGTTACTGTACAAAATCTTGAAGTAGTCAAGGTTGATACAGATAAAAATGTTATTTTGATCAGAGGCGGAATTCCAGGACCCAGAAAGGGTTTGGTAGTTATAAAAGATACTGTTAAAGTTAAGTAG
- the rplR gene encoding 50S ribosomal protein L18: MLNKPVRNEARIKRHMRSRNKIHGTAERPRLNVFRSEKNIYAQIINDDLGRTLVAASSLDKELKETISAGSNKEAAKAVGELIAKKAKEAGLSKVVFDRGGYIYHGRVKELAEAARQAGLEF; this comes from the coding sequence ATGCTGAACAAACCAGTAAGAAACGAGGCAAGAATTAAGCGTCACATGAGATCAAGAAACAAGATCCATGGTACAGCAGAACGTCCGAGATTGAACGTATTCAGGAGCGAGAAGAACATATACGCTCAGATTATAAATGACGACCTTGGCCGTACTTTAGTAGCAGCTTCAAGCCTTGACAAAGAGCTGAAGGAGACTATTTCTGCCGGCAGCAATAAAGAAGCAGCGAAGGCAGTTGGCGAATTGATTGCTAAAAAGGCAAAAGAGGCAGGACTAAGCAAAGTAGTTTTTGATAGAGGTGGTTATATATACCACGGTAGAGTAAAGGAACTGGCAGAGGCTGCAAGGCAAGCTGGACTTGAATTCTAA
- the rpsH gene encoding 30S ribosomal protein S8, translating into MVMTDPIADMLTRIRNANIVRHEIVDIPASNIKRAIGNILMEEGFVKKIEELMDGSVPIIRLTMKYGQSKERVITGLKRISKPGLRVYVGKEDIPKVLGGLGIAVISTSKGIMTDKQARKDGLGGEVLCYVW; encoded by the coding sequence ATGGTCATGACTGATCCAATTGCTGATATGTTAACACGTATCAGAAATGCTAATATAGTAAGACACGAGATAGTAGATATTCCGGCTTCCAATATTAAAAGAGCAATCGGTAATATATTGATGGAAGAAGGATTTGTTAAGAAAATAGAAGAGCTTATGGATGGTTCGGTTCCAATCATCAGGCTGACTATGAAATACGGTCAGAGCAAGGAAAGGGTTATAACCGGATTGAAAAGGATAAGCAAACCAGGACTTAGGGTATATGTAGGAAAAGAGGATATTCCTAAAGTACTAGGCGGCCTTGGTATTGCGGTAATATCAACAAGCAAAGGTATTATGACTGATAAACAGGCAAGGAAAGATGGTTTAGGCGGAGAAGTCCTTTGCTATGTATGGTAA
- the rplF gene encoding 50S ribosomal protein L6, which translates to MSRIGKLPVVIPQGVAVNVDAENVITVKGPKGTLTKGMHKDISINIEDDKIVVTRPDDQKEHRALHGLTRALIKNMVTGVTDGFQKGLDLVGVGYRAAVNGKKLVLTVGYSHPVEMGEINGITYETPSPNKILVKGIDKELVGLIAAQIREVRPPEPYKGKGIKYETEVVKTKEGKTGKK; encoded by the coding sequence ATGTCGAGAATTGGTAAGCTTCCTGTTGTTATACCCCAGGGCGTTGCAGTTAACGTAGATGCTGAAAACGTTATAACTGTAAAGGGGCCTAAAGGTACATTGACAAAGGGAATGCATAAAGATATTAGTATTAACATAGAAGATGACAAAATTGTTGTCACAAGACCTGATGACCAAAAAGAACACAGAGCCCTCCACGGATTGACAAGGGCATTGATAAAGAACATGGTTACCGGTGTAACCGACGGATTCCAAAAGGGACTTGACCTTGTTGGAGTAGGTTACCGTGCGGCTGTTAACGGAAAGAAACTGGTTTTGACAGTAGGGTATTCACATCCTGTGGAAATGGGAGAAATAAATGGGATAACCTATGAAACTCCTTCACCAAACAAAATATTGGTAAAGGGAATCGATAAGGAACTGGTAGGACTTATCGCCGCACAGATAAGAGAAGTAAGACCACCAGAGCCATACAAGGGCAAAGGTATAAAATACGAAACAGAAGTAGTTAAGACTAAGGAAGGAAAGACCGGTAAGAAATAG
- the rpsS gene encoding 30S ribosomal protein S19 has protein sequence MSRSVKKGPFVQEALMKRITEMNKKGEKKVIKTWSRSSTIFPQMVGHTIAVHDGKKHVPVYVTEDMVGHKLGEFALTRTFRGHGNHTERSTSLK, from the coding sequence TTGAGTAGATCAGTTAAAAAAGGACCATTTGTTCAGGAAGCGTTGATGAAAAGAATAACTGAGATGAATAAAAAAGGCGAGAAAAAGGTTATAAAAACATGGTCAAGAAGTTCAACCATATTTCCTCAGATGGTCGGACACACTATAGCCGTTCATGATGGAAAGAAGCATGTTCCGGTATATGTAACCGAGGATATGGTAGGCCATAAATTAGGTGAATTTGCATTGACAAGAACCTTTAGAGGCCACGGAAATCATACAGAAAGATCAACGTCATTGAAATAA
- the rplW gene encoding 50S ribosomal protein L23 produces MKSVYDILRRPIVTEKSMAAMGERKYTFAVDIHADKTEIKDAVEKVFGVKVENVCTIKMLGKKKRVGVHLGKRADWKKAIVTLTPDSKSIEFFQS; encoded by the coding sequence ATGAAAAGCGTATACGATATTCTAAGAAGACCCATAGTTACAGAAAAAAGCATGGCGGCTATGGGCGAGAGAAAATACACATTTGCAGTTGACATACATGCTGATAAGACCGAAATAAAGGATGCTGTTGAAAAAGTATTCGGTGTTAAAGTTGAGAATGTATGCACAATCAAAATGTTAGGTAAAAAGAAAAGAGTAGGAGTTCACTTGGGGAAAAGAGCGGATTGGAAGAAAGCTATAGTGACACTCACTCCCGACAGCAAATCAATAGAGTTTTTCCAGTCTTAA
- the rplN gene encoding 50S ribosomal protein L14, protein MIQQQSLLKVADNSGAKVIMCIRVMGGSTRKTGNIGDIIVASVKSATPGGVVKKGDVVKAVIVRTVQGKRRPDGSHIRFDENAAVIIKDDKQPRGTRIFGPVARELRERDFTKILSLAPEVL, encoded by the coding sequence ATGATTCAACAGCAGAGTTTATTAAAAGTTGCAGATAATTCCGGTGCAAAAGTAATAATGTGCATCAGGGTTATGGGAGGTTCTACAAGAAAGACCGGTAACATTGGTGATATCATTGTAGCGAGTGTAAAGAGTGCAACACCCGGGGGTGTTGTTAAAAAAGGCGATGTTGTTAAAGCCGTTATAGTAAGAACTGTACAGGGAAAGAGAAGGCCTGATGGTTCACATATAAGATTTGATGAGAATGCTGCAGTTATAATAAAAGATGATAAGCAGCCAAGGGGAACCCGTATATTCGGACCCGTTGCAAGAGAGTTAAGGGAAAGAGATTTTACAAAAATACTTTCACTTGCTCCAGAAGTACTATAG
- a CDS encoding type Z 30S ribosomal protein S14, producing the protein MAKKSMIERWKKTPKFSSRAYTRCRICGRPHAVLSKFGICRICFREMAYRGEIPGVKKASW; encoded by the coding sequence GTGGCAAAGAAATCTATGATTGAAAGATGGAAGAAGACACCTAAGTTTTCGTCCAGGGCATATACAAGATGCAGAATATGCGGAAGGCCCCATGCAGTATTGAGTAAGTTTGGCATTTGCCGTATCTGCTTTAGGGAAATGGCTTACAGAGGCGAAATTCCCGGAGTTAAGAAGGCAAGCTGGTAA
- the rplE gene encoding 50S ribosomal protein L5, translating into MVPRLREKYEKEIAQVLMQKFGYKSSMQIPKLEKVVLNMGVGDARENPKLMDAATADLSLITGQKAVVTRAKKSIANFKVREGMAVGCKVTLRGARMYEFVDKLLNIALPRVRDFRGVSDKAFDGRGNYSLGIKEQLIFPEVEYDKVEKVRGMDIIFVTTAKTDEEARELLKLLGMPFAQ; encoded by the coding sequence ATGGTGCCAAGGCTTAGAGAAAAATACGAAAAGGAAATAGCACAAGTTCTTATGCAAAAGTTCGGATATAAGAGTTCCATGCAAATTCCTAAACTTGAAAAAGTAGTTTTAAATATGGGTGTGGGTGATGCAAGAGAAAACCCTAAACTTATGGATGCTGCTACTGCAGACCTTTCACTAATCACCGGACAGAAGGCTGTTGTAACCAGAGCTAAAAAGTCAATTGCAAACTTTAAAGTGAGAGAAGGAATGGCCGTAGGCTGTAAGGTAACTTTAAGGGGAGCAAGGATGTACGAGTTTGTTGACAAACTTTTAAATATAGCTCTTCCCAGGGTAAGAGACTTCAGGGGAGTATCAGATAAAGCTTTTGATGGCAGAGGAAATTACTCATTAGGTATAAAAGAACAGTTAATATTCCCAGAAGTAGAATATGACAAGGTTGAAAAAGTAAGAGGAATGGATATCATATTCGTAACAACTGCAAAGACTGACGAAGAGGCACGTGAGCTATTAAAACTGCTCGGAATGCCATTTGCACAGTAA
- the rplP gene encoding 50S ribosomal protein L16: MLMPKRVKHRRVHRGRMTGVATRGNTISYGEYGVVALEPSWITSQQIEAARIAMTRYIKRGGKVWIKIFPDKPVTEKPAETRMGSGKGSPEYWVAVVKPGRVLFEIAGVAEETAREAIRLASHKLPIKCKFVKRSDFEEMGGESNEN, encoded by the coding sequence ATGTTAATGCCTAAAAGAGTTAAACACCGTAGGGTTCACCGCGGCAGAATGACTGGTGTGGCAACAAGGGGCAACACAATATCATATGGTGAATATGGAGTAGTAGCCCTTGAGCCGTCATGGATAACCAGCCAGCAGATTGAGGCTGCGAGAATTGCTATGACAAGATATATTAAAAGAGGTGGAAAGGTCTGGATTAAAATATTCCCGGATAAGCCTGTAACTGAGAAACCTGCTGAAACACGTATGGGTTCTGGTAAAGGTTCACCTGAATATTGGGTAGCAGTTGTTAAACCAGGCAGAGTACTGTTTGAAATAGCCGGAGTTGCTGAAGAAACAGCAAGAGAAGCTATAAGACTTGCTTCACATAAACTTCCTATCAAATGTAAATTTGTTAAGAGGTCAGACTTTGAAGAAATGGGTGGTGAAAGCAATGAAAACTAG
- the rplB gene encoding 50S ribosomal protein L2: MAVKKYNPTSPGRRGMTVATFEELSKVEPEKSLLVSIKRTGGRNAQGKITVRHIGGGNKLKYRIIDFKRDKDNIPAKVATVEYDPNRTAYIALLNYADGEKRYIIAPVGLKVGDTVISGADSDIKVGNALPIKNIPVGTFIHNIELRAGKGGQLVRAAGNGAQLMAKEGEYAQVRLPSGEVRMIRLECRATIGTVGNVTNEIVSIGKAGRKRNMGIRPTVRGSVMNPVDHPHGGGEGRSPIGHPGPLTPWGKPALGYKTRKHKKYSDKFIVKKRNSK, from the coding sequence ATGGCAGTTAAAAAATATAACCCTACTTCACCAGGCAGAAGGGGCATGACTGTTGCTACTTTCGAAGAGTTAAGCAAAGTTGAACCAGAGAAATCCCTTTTGGTATCAATTAAAAGGACTGGTGGAAGAAACGCTCAGGGTAAAATAACTGTTCGTCACATAGGTGGCGGTAACAAATTAAAATACAGAATAATCGATTTTAAAAGAGATAAGGACAATATACCTGCTAAAGTTGCTACAGTAGAATACGATCCGAACAGAACTGCATATATAGCGCTTTTAAATTATGCAGATGGTGAAAAGAGGTATATTATAGCTCCTGTTGGATTAAAGGTAGGAGATACTGTTATATCCGGCGCAGATTCAGATATTAAGGTAGGAAATGCGCTTCCTATAAAAAATATACCTGTAGGTACATTCATTCACAACATAGAGCTCAGAGCCGGAAAAGGCGGACAGCTGGTAAGAGCTGCCGGAAACGGTGCGCAGCTTATGGCTAAAGAAGGAGAATATGCCCAGGTAAGGCTGCCTTCCGGTGAAGTCAGAATGATAAGGTTAGAGTGCAGGGCAACTATAGGAACTGTAGGCAATGTTACTAATGAAATAGTCAGCATTGGTAAAGCAGGCCGTAAGAGAAACATGGGTATAAGGCCGACTGTCAGAGGTTCCGTAATGAACCCGGTAGACCATCCGCACGGCGGCGGTGAAGGCAGATCTCCAATAGGTCATCCAGGGCCGCTTACACCATGGGGTAAACCTGCTCTTGGTTACAAGACAAGGAAACACAAAAAGTATTCAGATAAGTTTATCGTAAAGAAAAGGAATTCTAAGTAA
- the tuf gene encoding elongation factor Tu, which yields MAKAKFERNKPHVNIGTIGHVDHGKTTLTAAITFVLSKAGGAEAIKYDEIDKAPEEKERGITINTAHVEYQTDTRHYAHVDCPGHADYVKNMITGAAQMDGAILVVSAADGPMPQTREHILLARQVGVPYIVVFLNKADMVDDPELIELVEMEVRELLNEYEFPGDDTPIIVGSALKALENADDPEATKCIHDLMAAVDSYIPTPERQVDKPFLMPVEDVFTITGRGTVATGRVERGILKVGDEVEIVGLSEEKRKTVVTGVEMFRKLLDQAQAGDNIGALLRGVQRNEIERGQVLCKPGSILPHSHYKGQVYVLKKEEGGRHTPFFNGYRPQFYFRTTDVTGTLQLPAGVEMCMPGDNITMEIKLITNIAMEEGLRFAIREGGHTVGSGVVSEILDK from the coding sequence ATGGCAAAGGCAAAATTTGAGAGAAATAAGCCCCATGTAAATATTGGAACAATAGGACACGTAGACCATGGTAAGACAACATTAACAGCAGCAATAACATTTGTTTTATCAAAGGCAGGCGGAGCAGAAGCAATAAAATATGACGAAATAGACAAGGCGCCGGAAGAAAAAGAAAGAGGAATTACAATCAATACAGCACACGTAGAATACCAGACAGACACCAGGCACTATGCCCACGTTGACTGTCCGGGACATGCTGACTATGTAAAGAACATGATAACCGGAGCTGCACAGATGGACGGAGCAATCCTTGTTGTATCAGCAGCAGACGGTCCGATGCCACAGACAAGAGAGCACATACTTTTAGCACGTCAGGTTGGTGTACCATACATCGTAGTATTCTTGAACAAAGCAGATATGGTTGATGACCCTGAATTAATCGAATTGGTAGAAATGGAAGTAAGGGAATTATTAAACGAATATGAATTCCCGGGCGATGACACACCAATAATCGTAGGATCAGCATTGAAAGCACTAGAGAATGCAGATGATCCTGAAGCGACAAAATGCATCCATGATTTAATGGCAGCAGTAGACAGCTATATACCAACTCCTGAAAGACAGGTTGACAAACCATTCTTAATGCCTGTAGAAGACGTATTCACAATCACAGGACGTGGAACAGTTGCAACAGGAAGAGTGGAAAGAGGAATATTAAAAGTAGGGGACGAAGTAGAAATAGTAGGCTTATCAGAAGAAAAGAGAAAGACAGTAGTAACAGGAGTAGAAATGTTCAGAAAGCTCCTTGACCAGGCACAGGCAGGAGACAATATCGGAGCGCTTTTAAGAGGCGTGCAGAGGAATGAAATTGAAAGAGGACAGGTACTGTGCAAACCTGGTTCAATACTTCCACACAGCCATTACAAGGGCCAGGTATACGTATTAAAGAAAGAAGAAGGCGGAAGGCATACACCATTCTTCAACGGATACAGGCCACAGTTCTACTTCAGGACAACAGACGTAACAGGAACATTGCAGCTTCCAGCAGGAGTTGAAATGTGCATGCCTGGAGACAACATTACAATGGAGATCAAGCTTATCACAAACATAGCAATGGAAGAAGGCTTAAGATTTGCTATACGTGAAGGCGGTCATACAGTAGGATCCGGAGTTGTATCTGAGATATTAGACAAATAG
- the rpmD gene encoding 50S ribosomal protein L30 yields the protein MAKLKITLLKSLIGRKDDHIATAHALGLKKINNVVEHDDTVQIKGMINKIGYLLKVEEI from the coding sequence TTGGCTAAACTTAAAATTACTCTGTTAAAGAGTTTGATAGGCAGAAAAGATGATCATATAGCAACTGCTCATGCTCTTGGACTAAAAAAGATCAACAATGTTGTTGAACACGATGACACAGTCCAGATAAAGGGTATGATCAATAAAATCGGATATCTTTTAAAAGTAGAAGAAATATAA
- the rpmC gene encoding 50S ribosomal protein L29 codes for MKTRELENIRGNDVSSLKTKVEELKHELFNLRFQLATGQLDNPMRIKEVKKSIAQVKTIIMEKELKSFGA; via the coding sequence ATGAAAACTAGAGAATTGGAAAATATTCGCGGTAATGATGTTTCTTCATTGAAAACCAAGGTGGAAGAGTTAAAGCATGAACTTTTCAACTTAAGATTCCAGTTAGCTACAGGACAGCTTGATAACCCCATGAGAATAAAAGAGGTAAAGAAGTCTATTGCACAGGTAAAAACAATAATTATGGAAAAAGAGTTAAAATCCTTTGGGGCATAA
- the rpsJ gene encoding 30S ribosomal protein S10, with protein MASQKIRIRLKAFDHNVLDQSAEKIVDTAKKTGAKVSGPIPLPTEKDIITILRAPHKYKDSREQFEIRTHKRLIDILSPTPKTVDALMRLDLPAGVDIEIKL; from the coding sequence ATGGCAAGCCAGAAAATCAGAATCAGATTAAAAGCATTTGATCACAATGTTCTTGATCAGTCAGCTGAGAAGATAGTTGACACAGCTAAGAAAACAGGTGCTAAGGTTTCGGGACCAATCCCGCTTCCGACTGAAAAGGATATAATAACTATCCTTAGGGCACCACACAAATACAAGGATTCAAGAGAACAGTTTGAGATCAGGACTCATAAAAGACTGATTGACATACTGAGTCCAACACCCAAGACAGTTGATGCTCTTATGAGATTAGACCTGCCTGCAGGTGTTGATATTGAAATCAAGCTTTAA
- the rplV gene encoding 50S ribosomal protein L22: protein MEARAIAKYVRISPRKVRIVLDLIRGKNTKEALSILKFTPKAASEVVLKIVKSAVANAENNHEMNADNLYIAETFADQGPTLKRFQPHAQGRAFRIHKRTSHITVVVKERA, encoded by the coding sequence ATGGAAGCTAGAGCTATAGCTAAGTATGTTAGGATATCTCCGAGAAAGGTTAGAATAGTTTTGGATCTTATCAGAGGTAAAAATACAAAAGAAGCATTATCCATATTGAAATTTACACCAAAAGCTGCATCAGAAGTAGTCTTAAAGATCGTGAAATCAGCAGTTGCAAACGCGGAAAACAATCATGAGATGAATGCAGATAATCTATATATTGCTGAAACTTTTGCAGATCAGGGACCGACTTTGAAAAGGTTTCAGCCTCATGCACAGGGTAGGGCGTTTAGGATTCACAAAAGAACCAGCCATATAACTGTTGTAGTAAAAGAAAGAGCATAA
- the rplD gene encoding 50S ribosomal protein L4 translates to MPKVALYNTKGQQVGDIELSENVFGAEVNVEAMHQVVKMQLANKRQGTQSALTRAEVAGGGIKPWRQKGTGRARQGSIRAPQWIHGGVVFAPKPRDYSYTVPRKIKRLAMKSALSSKVADNSIIVLDELAMEAPKTKIVADMLKTLNVNKGLIVVPEKDEAVYRSARNIEGVAILPVNNLNVYDILKYDKFIITKDAVSKVEEVFV, encoded by the coding sequence ATGCCTAAAGTAGCTTTATATAATACAAAAGGCCAACAGGTCGGAGATATAGAACTTTCAGAAAACGTTTTCGGAGCAGAAGTAAATGTGGAGGCTATGCATCAGGTTGTAAAAATGCAGCTAGCCAATAAAAGACAGGGAACTCAGTCGGCATTGACAAGAGCAGAAGTTGCCGGAGGAGGAATCAAACCCTGGAGACAAAAAGGAACAGGCAGAGCAAGACAGGGGTCAATAAGGGCACCGCAGTGGATACACGGCGGAGTTGTGTTTGCACCAAAGCCGAGGGATTACAGCTACACAGTTCCCAGGAAGATAAAAAGGCTGGCAATGAAATCAGCGTTATCATCAAAAGTTGCTGATAACAGCATTATAGTTCTTGATGAACTTGCAATGGAAGCTCCCAAGACTAAAATAGTAGCTGACATGTTAAAGACATTAAATGTAAACAAAGGCTTGATAGTTGTTCCGGAAAAGGATGAAGCTGTTTACAGGTCAGCAAGAAATATAGAAGGTGTGGCAATACTTCCGGTTAACAACCTGAATGTATATGACATTTTGAAATATGATAAATTTATTATAACGAAAGACGCCGTATCCAAGGTGGAGGAGGTGTTCGTATAA
- the rplX gene encoding 50S ribosomal protein L24 — protein sequence MNKVHVKKGDTVVVLSGKDKGKKGKVLGVLASENKVLVEGVNMLTKHEKPSKKVAKGGIIHQEGAINSSKVAVYCPSCAAGRRVGHSILNDGKKVRKCVKCGEILDNQK from the coding sequence ATGAATAAAGTTCATGTAAAAAAAGGAGATACAGTCGTTGTTTTATCCGGCAAGGATAAAGGTAAAAAGGGCAAGGTTCTCGGCGTGTTAGCCTCTGAAAATAAAGTTCTTGTTGAAGGAGTGAATATGCTTACAAAGCATGAAAAACCCAGCAAGAAAGTAGCTAAAGGCGGCATTATCCACCAGGAAGGAGCCATAAATTCATCTAAGGTTGCTGTTTACTGCCCGAGCTGTGCAGCAGGTAGGAGAGTTGGCCATTCCATATTGAATGATGGTAAAAAAGTTAGAAAATGTGTTAAGTGCGGTGAGATTTTAGATAATCAGAAGTAG